Proteins encoded together in one Candidatus Aminicenantes bacterium window:
- a CDS encoding M20/M25/M40 family metallo-hydrolase: MKKTRISVAALVAMTLAALAILPLRATNEVINYADINKIKAEGLQRSQVMDLSSWLSDVYAPRLTGSPMYAKAADWAIAKMKEWGLANVKAEPWLNRNGFDRGWTNDKYYMAVTSPEPFPIPGTPTGWTPGTNGLIHGEAVLVTAATPEELAAYKGKLKGKWVLTQAVPDVPAYWTVLSKRFTNEELAAMELNPAPGLEFGVTPPGQRAGAPVVAAPVTPAPQAKPAAAPAAVPAAPAVPAAGQRGGFGAMNARNEFFRAEGVLGLLSTTPRGHGIYTIGGNRAADPATTLPAVVIPAEQYGRIGRMLAKKIPVTIEADIKSTYYPNPQVFNVVGEIPGTDKADEIVMLGGHLDTWHAATGAADDGCGVTAMMEAMRILKATGVKLRRTVRIGLWGAEEQGLIGSREYVAAHFAARQAAVPAAGAPPAAVNALVTSGQRGGFGGPQGPLEFKPEYDKLSAYYNIDNGTGAIRGIYLQGNDAAGPIFREWIEALRGLGVTAVTIRNTSGTDHQSFDGVGLPGFQFIQDETEYNPIIHHTNQDTYERLQPNDMMKDATIAAVFAYLTANRDEKIPRKPLAAQGQRGR; this comes from the coding sequence ATGAAGAAAACCCGAATTTCCGTCGCCGCCCTCGTCGCGATGACCTTGGCCGCCCTGGCTATCCTCCCCCTGCGGGCGACCAACGAGGTCATCAATTACGCCGACATCAACAAGATCAAGGCCGAAGGCCTGCAGCGCTCGCAGGTCATGGACCTCTCGAGCTGGCTGTCGGACGTATACGCCCCGCGCCTGACGGGCTCGCCGATGTACGCCAAGGCCGCCGATTGGGCCATCGCCAAGATGAAAGAATGGGGCCTGGCGAACGTCAAGGCCGAGCCCTGGCTCAACCGCAACGGGTTCGACCGCGGTTGGACGAACGACAAGTATTACATGGCCGTCACCTCGCCCGAGCCGTTCCCCATTCCGGGGACGCCGACCGGCTGGACGCCGGGCACGAACGGCCTCATCCACGGCGAAGCGGTGCTTGTGACCGCTGCGACGCCCGAGGAGCTGGCCGCCTATAAGGGCAAGCTCAAAGGCAAATGGGTCCTGACCCAGGCCGTCCCCGACGTCCCGGCCTATTGGACCGTGCTCTCGAAGCGCTTCACGAACGAGGAGCTGGCCGCCATGGAGCTCAACCCGGCGCCGGGACTCGAATTCGGTGTCACGCCTCCGGGCCAAAGAGCCGGAGCCCCCGTGGTCGCCGCCCCAGTCACACCCGCGCCCCAGGCCAAGCCGGCCGCGGCCCCTGCCGCCGTTCCGGCGGCGCCCGCCGTTCCCGCCGCGGGCCAGCGCGGAGGGTTCGGCGCGATGAACGCCCGCAACGAGTTCTTCCGGGCCGAGGGCGTCCTCGGCCTGCTGTCGACGACCCCCCGGGGCCATGGCATCTATACCATCGGCGGCAACCGGGCGGCCGATCCCGCGACGACCCTCCCGGCGGTCGTCATCCCGGCCGAACAATACGGCCGGATCGGACGGATGCTGGCCAAGAAGATCCCGGTGACAATCGAAGCCGACATCAAAAGCACCTACTATCCGAACCCGCAGGTCTTCAACGTGGTAGGCGAAATCCCGGGCACGGACAAGGCGGACGAGATCGTCATGCTTGGCGGCCACCTCGACACCTGGCACGCCGCCACGGGCGCGGCTGACGACGGTTGCGGCGTCACGGCCATGATGGAGGCGATGCGCATCCTCAAGGCGACCGGCGTCAAGCTGCGCCGCACCGTCCGGATCGGGCTGTGGGGCGCCGAGGAGCAGGGCCTGATCGGCTCGCGTGAATACGTGGCCGCCCACTTCGCCGCCCGGCAGGCGGCCGTACCGGCGGCGGGCGCGCCTCCCGCGGCCGTCAACGCACTTGTGACCTCCGGCCAGCGCGGCGGATTCGGCGGCCCCCAAGGCCCGCTGGAGTTCAAGCCGGAATACGACAAGCTCTCGGCCTATTACAACATCGACAACGGCACCGGCGCCATCCGGGGCATCTACCTCCAGGGCAACGACGCCGCGGGGCCGATCTTCCGCGAGTGGATCGAGGCGCTTCGCGGCCTGGGCGTGACGGCGGTCACGATTCGGAACACGAGCGGCACCGACCACCAGTCGTTCGACGGCGTGGGCCTGCCGGGCTTCCAGTTCATCCAGGATGAGACCGAGTACAACCCGATCATCCATCACACCAACCAGGACACGTATGAGCGCCTGCAGCCGAACGATATGATGAAGGACGCGACGATCGCCGCGGTGTTCGCCTACCTCACGGCGAACCGCGACGAGAAGATCCCGCGCAAGCCGTTGGCGGCCCAGGGCCAGAGAGGCCGGTAA
- a CDS encoding phosphatase PAP2 family protein, whose amino-acid sequence MKKQQVRAAALFLLMFLPLSLTAQGPRDIEPTDGPARDFSLALHSLATARPLSFGPVSSAFTPSIPQEPESHTLKSLSGDFLKDAGEIWTYPLHIRTRDILPITGLAVLTAFLIRNDEAIRRDILEYRTQHAWVRSVSPVITEMGSSGAWGVAAAFICVGWLANNDQALETGVLATMAMLESGALVTILKGLAGRQRPLWADGEDHWSGPVGFFKRFGSGQYGRYDSFPGGHSITAFSLATVLAMQYRETVWVPIVAYTMATGVALSRVTEGKHWLSDCVVGGVLGCVISRMVVLNHRSRYHILPAAGSVHGSPSFTLTFSFQ is encoded by the coding sequence ATGAAAAAACAGCAAGTCCGGGCCGCGGCTTTATTTTTATTGATGTTTTTGCCGCTTTCCCTGACGGCCCAGGGACCGCGGGACATTGAACCGACGGACGGTCCGGCTCGAGATTTTTCCCTCGCCCTTCACTCGTTGGCGACCGCTCGGCCGCTCTCCTTTGGACCCGTCTCCTCGGCCTTCACACCCTCGATTCCGCAGGAACCGGAAAGCCACACCCTCAAATCCCTGTCCGGCGATTTCCTGAAAGACGCCGGCGAAATTTGGACCTACCCCCTCCATATACGGACAAGAGACATTCTGCCGATCACGGGCCTTGCGGTCCTGACCGCTTTCCTCATCAGGAACGACGAAGCCATCCGCCGGGATATTTTGGAGTATCGGACCCAACACGCTTGGGTCAGATCCGTCAGCCCGGTCATCACGGAGATGGGCTCTTCCGGGGCTTGGGGCGTTGCGGCCGCTTTTATCTGCGTCGGCTGGCTGGCTAATAACGATCAAGCCCTCGAGACGGGCGTGCTGGCGACGATGGCCATGCTGGAGAGCGGGGCCCTGGTCACAATCCTCAAAGGGCTGGCCGGGCGGCAGCGCCCGCTCTGGGCCGATGGGGAGGACCACTGGTCCGGACCGGTCGGCTTTTTCAAGAGATTCGGATCGGGGCAATATGGGCGGTATGATTCCTTCCCCGGCGGGCACTCGATCACCGCGTTCAGCCTGGCCACGGTCCTGGCCATGCAATACCGGGAGACCGTCTGGGTGCCCATCGTGGCCTATACGATGGCTACGGGCGTCGCCCTGTCTCGAGTCACCGAGGGCAAGCACTGGCTTTCGGATTGCGTGGTCGGCGGCGTTCTCGGGTGCGTCATCAGCCGGATGGTCGTTCTCAATCACCGCAGCCGCTACCACATCCTTCCCGCGGCCGGTTCGGTTCACGGGTCGCCGTCGTTTACCCTGACCTTCTCCTTCCAGTAA